CACGCTTTGGCCAATGGCCTCCCATTTCCCTCCATCCCGCCGCTTTACGGCCTGACCGAGCGCGTCGATGCCGTCATTGACACTGCCATTGCGCAACAGCGCGTGGTGGGCGCCGCCGTCCTTATCGCCAAGGATGGTGAGACGATCTATTCCCGTGCCGCCGGGTACGCCGACCGCGAAGCCGGTCGCCCGCTGGCGCCGCACACGCTGTTCCGTCTGTCATCCGTGTCGAAGGTCTATGTATCGGTCGCGACAATGGTGCTGATCGAGCACGAGCGGCTCAGCCTCGATGCGCCAGTCACGAGATGGCTGCCCGATTTTCGGCCGGCATCGCCAGCCGTCGACTTCCCCGACATCACCATCCGCCACTTGCTCAGCCATACCGCGGGTCTGGGCTATGGCTTTCTCGAACCTGCGGACGGGCCATATCACCGCGCCGGCGTATCCGACGGGATGGACATCGCCGAGCTATCGCTGGAAGAGAATGTCCGGCGCATCGGCACCGTGCCGCTGCTGTTCGCGCCGGGCACCGCCTGGACCTACTCGCTCGCGACGGATGTGCTCGGACTCGTGATCGAACGGGCGTCTGGCATGCCACTGGCCGAAGCGATCCAAGCGTTGGTGACGGGGCCGTTGGGTCTGGCGGACACCGGCTTTGCCGTCGCCGATCCCAGACGCCTCGCGGCAGGGTATGTCAACGAGGGCGACGCGTCCCGTCGCATGACCGACTTCGAAGTGATTCCACTGCCCTTCATTGAAGGCGCGGACGGGATGCGCATGTCGCTGGCGCGGGCTTTCGAAGATCGGGTCTTCGCCTCGGGAGGCGCAGGCATGATCGGCTCGGCCGAGGATCTGCTCGCCCTTCTGGAAACGCTGCGCAAGGGCGGCGCACCGCTGCTGTCGGCGGCTCAGGTCAAGGCGATGGCGACGGACCAGACGCCGGGCATGGATCTCCTGCCGTGGCCAGGCCGCGGTTTCGGCCTCGGCTTCACGGTGCTGCGCGATCCGGTCGCCGCCAACTCGCCCGAACCGATGGGGACGTGGCGTCTGGGCGGCGCCTATGGACATTCATGGTTCGTCGACCGTACCAACGAACTGACCGTCGTCGCTTTCACCAATGCGGGTCTGGAAGGACAGTCGCCCGGCGGGCGATTCCCCGATGAGCTTGCCAAAGCCATATATGGGAGAGCAGGCGGGATGCGGTGAAAGCTTCGTCAATTCCGCGATTCGACGAGCGCGGACAAGATCGAGGATCCTGACAATCGGACAAGTGCATGGAAAGAGAACACCACTTGGACGACAGTACTCACGACGCAGATAAACGACTCAACGCCGCGGAGTTGTCGCCGACAAACACTGCACGATAGCTTCGACGGCCTGCTCGACCGATAGCTTCGCGGTATCAATGACGAGGTGCGCAGACTCCCATGGCTCATATTGACGTTTAAGCACGCTCGACCATGTGGGTAACTGAAAATCGGGAATGTCGGCCTTTCGCTCTTCAACCCTCTGCCGGTGGATCGCGACGTCCGAGCAAATCAATTCGATCTCGAGAATCTCCACCCCTGCGTCAACCGCCACGTTTCTCCAATCATTGCGCGTAACGTGCAACGCATTGACCGAGTCCGCGACAACCGTCGCCCCGAGTCGTAAGTTATCGCCGGCAACCGCATACGCAGCCAGATATCCGGCAGGCCCGATCTCTGCCTTGCCGCTTTCGCACATCTTGATTGCGTGTTCGAACGTATCTATGCGCAGATATACGGCAGCAAGCTTGCGGGCAAGCATTTGCGCTACCGTCGTCTTTCCAGTGCCAGGCAGTCCGCCAAAAACAATCAACACTTTCGATGCTCCATGTTCCGTGGATGCAGCGTCACGTCTGCCGAAATAGCCGCGCATGCGATTTGTCCGCGCGCTTTTTCCGGCCGTCAAGCCGTAACGTCTCGTTGGTGTCGATGGCATGAAGCAGCGTTGCGACCACGCGTCGACTCTCACTGAGGTTGTGCAGTTGGACGTCGAGCTTTTCGACTTCACGCCGCAACGCGGCACGCGCTTCGGCGCAGGGGTGGAAAACAGGCTTGGTGCCGAGGACGCAAGGCAGCAACAGGCGGATACTGCGGATCTTCAATCCCGCCGAACTGAGCACACGGATGCGATGTGCCGCATCGACATCGTCCGGACCGTAATCGCGGTAGCCCGTATTCGTCCGCTTCGGTGTCAGCAAGCCTTCCTGCTCGTAATAACGCAACATCCGCTCACTAACGCCGGTGCGGCGAGCCAATTCCCCGATACGCATGACATCTCCCGAACGATTCGCTTGACTTTGACAGCACTGTCAGAGTTTAGCCTTTTTCGAGCAACGGGATTGCCCGCTGTTCAATTCGCAATTCGTAAAGAGTAAAGGGACTTGTTCATGGCGCCATCCAATGACACGTTTGACGGAACGTTTCCGTTTGCGCCGCGTTTCACCAACGCGGCAGGATTTCGCATGCACTACGTCGATGAAGGGCCGACTTCAGGGGAAGTCATTCTGTGTCTGCACGGCGAACCGACCTGGAGCTATCTGTTTCGCAATCTTATCGGCGCCCTCTCGAGCCACTACCGCGTGATTGCCCCCGATCACATGGGTTTCGGCAAAAGCGAAACGCCGACGGATCGCACGTACTGGTTGCAGGATCACATCGACAACATCGAGAAATTTGTGCTCGCCCTCGGCTTGAACGACATCACACTCGTCATGCACGACTTTGGTGGTCCCGTTGGCATGGGACTCGCTGCGCGGCATCCTGGCCGAATTCGCCGAATCATCAGCACGAATGGCCCGACACCGTTCGGTCAGGAAACGCTGTTCGATCGCCTCGATGCGAATGCCTCCGTCTCGCCATGGTTTCAATGGATCGCTCGTGCCGCGAAGCAAGGCCGCCTCAAGCCGGTGCTGGACGAATTGGGTTTCAATATCCTGAGCACATTGAAGCTCAATGGCTTCGAGAACCATGCGTGCATCGACGATACCTGGCTGCGCGCCTACGGCTCACGTTTTTCTGTACCGGCCGACAGCGCCGGCGCCATCGGCTGGGCTCACGGGTTCGCGATCGGGGCGCATCGTTTCGAAGTTCCGAACGCTGCCGCGCTCGATGCCATTCGGTCGAAACCGGCACTTGCCATCTGGGGCGAAGCCGACCGAACCCTGGCGGCAGAGCACTTCCTGCCGCTGTTCAGCGAACTGTTCTCGCAGCCACAGATCCACCGACTCGCTGGCGTCGGCCATTACTGCCTTGAAGATGCGCCGCAGAAAATCGCCGACCTGATCGGGACCTTCCTGAAAGGACAGTAGGTTTCGTGCCGAGATTCCCCGGCATTCCACAATGAACCCCAAAAAAGCCAATCCGGCCTGGCACACCGAGCACTGAGCGATTTATAGAAGTGCAAATGGCGAGACTATGCGACAGTCAATCCTCATCGCAAGAATTTCCATCATGTGAGGCCATGAATCGAGCTTCCAACACTGGCGCCACGCACTATCAGCCCCAGCGACTACCTCAACGTCGGCGCGGCCTCGACGGAATGCACATCCGCCTACTGCGTCAGTTGCCAATGTGCGCGTGGTGCGTCATGCCGATGAGTGCCCCGACATGCGGCCGAGCTTGGCCCAACGACTGCTTTCTTTCGCAACCCTCGAAGTCCCCTCGAACAGCGGAGCGGAAAAGGATCGGTGGAAGCTAAAGTGACCAAGATAAATTATCCTGCAGTCCTTAGTAACAGGGTGGGTGCATTTTGGGCTGACCGAAACCTCGAGGCGCGGAAATTGGAGCTGCGTCACAAGGAGCGCACCGGCACGTCGCACGATTCCACGGCGCCCACGATGGCGAAAAGCGTGGCATTCGTTCAGGCGGCCCATCACTCGCCCGACAATTCAGTCGGAATGACTCGGCTGCCGAATCCTCGCGCGCTTGCCCTCCTCACCTTGCTATCCGTGTTGCCGGGCGGTGGATTTGCAGCCTGGGCGAGCGCGGATTCCAATCCACATTCGGCTTCCATCGCCGGCGGCACCGTACCAACTAATGTGTCGTTGCCCGTACTGTCGCAGGGCATCGACATCGTCTTGAATGCTCCGGCTCACGGAGAACTTTCGGCAGCACCCATTTCGTTGCCCACAGGTCCCGCGAGTGAGGCTGTCTCATCATCCTCGCAGGCAAGGAGCAGACGCGCGGCGGACGCCAAGCCTCAGTCGGTGGTGGTACCTCTGACCCATGTTCATAGCCGTCAGGAGTTGGCCAGACGAGCGCTGCTTCTGGCGGAGCTGGATCCGGACAAAACCTACTCCGTCCGGGACGTCTTCCCAACGGGCTCCGAGGTGCCGGGAGACGCGGATGTCGAGCACTCGATGAGCCTGCTGGATATCTACGTCGAGCACGGAAAGGTCAAATTTCCTGCATTGGCCCGTCATGTGAAGGATGCGCCGAACCTGGACAAATTGCCCGATCTGGACAAGTATTTTGACGTGGAATTCGAACGGGCGATGAAAGTCCAGGCGATAGACATAACAGAAGCAATCCAGCGCCACATTGACACATCTGGCATCGATTCCTCGTCAACGCCCGCGAGAGTATTTTCTGTCAGCTATGAGCGTCAGGCTTGGATGCCGCTTGGCCACCACAAGTCGCCTTATCGCTATGCGATCGACGGAAAATATGGCTATATCCTTGATGTTGTTCAGGGTAGCCGACACCGAGTGTATGCCGTTTCCATCTCGGATAATGAGCTGACCATCGATGAGGTACGGGACAAATCCTGGCTCACCAATAATCAGAAAAAGTTCTTCGGCCGTTCCGAAAATTGGCCCGCCGTTCTAAGCTCGCCAATCAGCTATCCACGGACGACTGATGCCACCAAGGCTATTGCAGAAAAGCTCGTCGACGTAACGAAAAGCGAGCAAAGAGAGGAGGCATTCAGATCAACCGAAATGGAAAAGTATGTCGACGAGTACCGTATGGAGCTCGCAATGATCGCCGCAGATCTAGTGCCAGCGAGTTCTGGAGTCAAAAAAGGCATCAAAGCCGCTTCCAAAATCATCGGGGCGGGTCCAGCAGCTTCGAGAGGCGTGTCCCACAGAGCCGCGGCGGCTGTCAACTCGTTGAAGAAAGCGACCGTTATCAGAAATGCCGCGCCCAAAATGGTTGGCAGTGGCGTGGCTGGCAGGGTTTATCAGGTCAATGCAAATAAGCTGATCAAAGTTTACAGCAACCCGATCGGTATAAAGAACGGCGCACTTTACCGGTCAAGCCTGGACCGCGCTAAAAATAGTGTGGAGGCATTCACGCGGCTCTATGGCAAGGACGCCGCGAAAGTGACGATAAAAGACGGCCTTTATCCAACGCAGCCGCTCGTGGTTTTGCAAATGAAGAAAATACCTGGGAAATCGCTGGAGTCGATATTAAAGAGCGGCAACCGGGAACTCATCGAGGAAGTCCGGCAACAATTCCGGGATAGAACTGTGGCAAAGCGGTTGATAGACAGGTTGACGTCGAAGGGGATCGTTCATCACGATATCAACCTTGGAAATATCCTCTACGACCGAAGGACGGGGCAGTTCAACCTGATTGATTTTGACAGTGCTACCTTCGATCATCTAACCGATTCACTATCTGCGGATATGTTAAGGAAGCTCGAGTTTGACTTTGAGGAGTTCGCGCAGCGAGGCTGACCGGAGGGTAACCCCTGCTCAGATTCCGAGCCATTTTCCGGGAGTTGACTGATGCGCAAGTTTGCAGATTTCGGTCATATAGGTGTAACGACCCGCATTTCAAACGGGCCAGACTTGCTGTCGACGCGATTTTCAACCAACATTAATTGCAACTGACGGAACGGGCGAACCGGGATTAGTTGCAACCGAACCGGCATGCAACCGCGTCAACCTGCATTGCATCCTCGCGTGCGGAGATTCGCTGAAACCATCCGCTGTGGTGAGCAAATCTCCATCGAGCTGCAAAACGGATCGTTTCACGACGAGTGCTTGAACTTGCACTGGTTCCAGGCCGAGGCCAAATAGCATTGATTTGCTTTCCGAGGAGAAGTCGCCATGGGAATCGTTTTCATTGTCGCCTGGGTTGCTGAAATGGCGGCGGCGGCTGCCATTTCCATTGAAGTCACGAATTTGCTCAGGGGATTATTCGGCTGAACCGCCCCGGGTTTAGTGGAGGCCCCAATCAGAGGCGTACGGGAAAGGTATGCGCACAAAGAAAAAGCCCTGACAAGTCAGGGCTTTTGAATTTTGGAGGCGGGAGTCGGAATCGAACCAGCATACACGGCTTTGCAGGCCGCTGCATATAATTAATTATCAAACACTTACAAAAGCAACCACCCATAAAACCACCTCGCAGTATGGACATTGGGCGGCCACCGGCGACTGTGATTCAACTCGAAGCATACGCTTCCGGAACCGCAAAGCAGTTAACATCGGCGCTGACTGGCACACGCTGGCATTGCACTGGCCAATGGGGCCAGGGACTGGAATCCGACACTCACAATAATCAACCATATGTGAACTTCAGGTGCACAAATGGCGCACATTGAACTCGGAAGCCCTACGCGGCGGCACTACTACACCGACCTATCCGTTCAAAGGGGGCAAGCCCGCTAAGCTGGCCATTTTCTGCAAGTGCAGAAAGCGACGTTGTGCGAACCTACGTCACGGTCCGAATTTCCCTCATACGAAACCACGATGAAAACGTTCAGCGTCGGAGCAAACCCCAGCCATCAAATGATGACGTCGACGCAGCTTCCGCAGAATGCACACGCGGTTGCCCCGTGGGGAGATAATTTGCGATTTGTGCGTAGGGCCGCCGG
The Pandoraea pulmonicola DNA segment above includes these coding regions:
- a CDS encoding AAA family ATPase, with product MRGYFGRRDAASTEHGASKVLIVFGGLPGTGKTTVAQMLARKLAAVYLRIDTFEHAIKMCESGKAEIGPAGYLAAYAVAGDNLRLGATVVADSVNALHVTRNDWRNVAVDAGVEILEIELICSDVAIHRQRVEERKADIPDFQLPTWSSVLKRQYEPWESAHLVIDTAKLSVEQAVEAIVQCLSATTPRR
- a CDS encoding serine hydrolase domain-containing protein encodes the protein MPHALANGLPFPSIPPLYGLTERVDAVIDTAIAQQRVVGAAVLIAKDGETIYSRAAGYADREAGRPLAPHTLFRLSSVSKVYVSVATMVLIEHERLSLDAPVTRWLPDFRPASPAVDFPDITIRHLLSHTAGLGYGFLEPADGPYHRAGVSDGMDIAELSLEENVRRIGTVPLLFAPGTAWTYSLATDVLGLVIERASGMPLAEAIQALVTGPLGLADTGFAVADPRRLAAGYVNEGDASRRMTDFEVIPLPFIEGADGMRMSLARAFEDRVFASGGAGMIGSAEDLLALLETLRKGGAPLLSAAQVKAMATDQTPGMDLLPWPGRGFGLGFTVLRDPVAANSPEPMGTWRLGGAYGHSWFVDRTNELTVVAFTNAGLEGQSPGGRFPDELAKAIYGRAGGMR
- a CDS encoding MerR family transcriptional regulator — encoded protein: MRIGELARRTGVSERMLRYYEQEGLLTPKRTNTGYRDYGPDDVDAAHRIRVLSSAGLKIRSIRLLLPCVLGTKPVFHPCAEARAALRREVEKLDVQLHNLSESRRVVATLLHAIDTNETLRLDGRKKRADKSHARLFRQT
- a CDS encoding lipopolysaccharide kinase InaA family protein codes for the protein MEAKVTKINYPAVLSNRVGAFWADRNLEARKLELRHKERTGTSHDSTAPTMAKSVAFVQAAHHSPDNSVGMTRLPNPRALALLTLLSVLPGGGFAAWASADSNPHSASIAGGTVPTNVSLPVLSQGIDIVLNAPAHGELSAAPISLPTGPASEAVSSSSQARSRRAADAKPQSVVVPLTHVHSRQELARRALLLAELDPDKTYSVRDVFPTGSEVPGDADVEHSMSLLDIYVEHGKVKFPALARHVKDAPNLDKLPDLDKYFDVEFERAMKVQAIDITEAIQRHIDTSGIDSSSTPARVFSVSYERQAWMPLGHHKSPYRYAIDGKYGYILDVVQGSRHRVYAVSISDNELTIDEVRDKSWLTNNQKKFFGRSENWPAVLSSPISYPRTTDATKAIAEKLVDVTKSEQREEAFRSTEMEKYVDEYRMELAMIAADLVPASSGVKKGIKAASKIIGAGPAASRGVSHRAAAAVNSLKKATVIRNAAPKMVGSGVAGRVYQVNANKLIKVYSNPIGIKNGALYRSSLDRAKNSVEAFTRLYGKDAAKVTIKDGLYPTQPLVVLQMKKIPGKSLESILKSGNRELIEEVRQQFRDRTVAKRLIDRLTSKGIVHHDINLGNILYDRRTGQFNLIDFDSATFDHLTDSLSADMLRKLEFDFEEFAQRG
- a CDS encoding alpha/beta fold hydrolase, which codes for MAPSNDTFDGTFPFAPRFTNAAGFRMHYVDEGPTSGEVILCLHGEPTWSYLFRNLIGALSSHYRVIAPDHMGFGKSETPTDRTYWLQDHIDNIEKFVLALGLNDITLVMHDFGGPVGMGLAARHPGRIRRIISTNGPTPFGQETLFDRLDANASVSPWFQWIARAAKQGRLKPVLDELGFNILSTLKLNGFENHACIDDTWLRAYGSRFSVPADSAGAIGWAHGFAIGAHRFEVPNAAALDAIRSKPALAIWGEADRTLAAEHFLPLFSELFSQPQIHRLAGVGHYCLEDAPQKIADLIGTFLKGQ